One region of Qipengyuania sp. SS22 genomic DNA includes:
- the crtY gene encoding lycopene beta-cyclase CrtY: MIDLAIVGGGLAGGLAALAVHRAHPHMLIALFEAKDTLGGNHRWSWFTSDLDADGTALLAEFRKTEWDAGYTVRFPGHERRLSSTYRSLASHDFDAALRRELPQDAIRTQASVTRLAPDGVTLEDGEHIPARVVVDCRDFEPSPHLRGGWQVFMGRHLRTSMPHDVTRPIVMDAHVRQHGAYRFVYSLPLGAEELFVEDTYYADEPVLDRNALSGRIDRYCERAGWHGDILGGETGVLPVITGGDFAAYRRDLGPPGVVRAGARGGFVHPLTSYTLPFAVANALALAREARLPGEQLAALFDKRARDHWRAMRFYRSLGRMLFDAARPEERYRVFERFYRLREPLVERFYAGRTTRLDKLRILSGKPPVPVFAAIRALLGKGRPLVHERSP, encoded by the coding sequence ATGATCGATCTGGCTATCGTCGGCGGCGGGCTGGCTGGCGGGCTGGCCGCGCTGGCGGTCCATCGCGCGCATCCGCATATGCTCATCGCGCTGTTCGAGGCGAAGGACACGCTTGGTGGCAACCACCGCTGGAGCTGGTTCACCAGCGATCTCGACGCGGATGGCACCGCGTTGCTTGCTGAATTTCGCAAAACCGAATGGGATGCGGGCTACACGGTGCGCTTCCCCGGCCATGAGCGGCGCCTGTCATCGACCTATCGCTCGCTCGCCAGCCACGATTTCGACGCTGCGCTGCGCCGCGAACTGCCGCAGGACGCAATCCGCACGCAGGCCAGCGTCACCCGGCTTGCCCCCGATGGGGTCACGCTGGAGGATGGCGAGCACATTCCTGCGCGGGTGGTGGTCGATTGCCGCGACTTCGAGCCTTCGCCGCATCTGCGCGGCGGCTGGCAGGTGTTCATGGGTCGCCATCTGCGCACCTCCATGCCGCATGATGTCACCCGCCCGATCGTGATGGATGCCCATGTCCGGCAACACGGCGCCTACCGCTTCGTCTACAGCCTGCCGCTGGGGGCAGAGGAGCTGTTCGTCGAGGATACCTATTACGCCGACGAGCCCGTGCTCGATCGCAATGCGCTGTCGGGCCGGATCGACCGCTATTGCGAAAGGGCGGGCTGGCACGGCGACATCCTCGGCGGCGAGACCGGCGTGCTGCCGGTCATTACCGGGGGCGATTTTGCCGCCTATCGCCGCGATCTGGGTCCGCCGGGCGTGGTGCGCGCTGGCGCGCGTGGCGGCTTCGTCCATCCGCTGACCAGCTATACCCTGCCCTTCGCGGTCGCCAATGCGCTGGCGCTGGCGCGCGAGGCGCGGCTGCCGGGCGAACAGCTTGCCGCATTGTTCGACAAGCGCGCGCGCGATCACTGGCGCGCGATGCGTTTTTACCGCAGCCTTGGCCGGATGCTGTTCGATGCGGCGCGGCCCGAGGAACGCTATCGCGTGTTCGAGCGCTTCTATCGCCTGCGCGAACCGCTGGTCGAACGCTTCTATGCGGGGCGCACGACGCGCCTCGACAAGCTGCGCATCCTCTCGGGCAAACCGCCCGTACCTGTATTCGCTGCCATCCGGGCGCTGCTTGGCAAGGGCAGGCCGCTCGTCCATGAAAGATCTCCATGA